A segment of the Geoglobus ahangari genome:
ACGCCTGCCCGAGAGACTGAAGCTCTATGTCTGTGGGGTTTCTGCCAGCCCTCCTGAAGTAGTCCTGTATCCTCTTCATCTCGTCGAGGTTGAGGGCGAGCCCCATCTCCTCGCTTATCCTGAGGAGATCCTCATCACCAGCGTTCAGAATGTCAACCTCGTAGACCTCCGGATTCGAGTAGAGAAGGCGGAACATCTCAATCAACCCACCTTATGGAATAATCCTGAATGACCGGATTTGCGAGCAGCTTCTCGCACATCTCCTCGATCATCTTCTCGGCATCCTCCCTGCTCTTGGCCTCGAGCTCTATCCTGAAGACCTTCACAGAAGAGACGCTCTTCACGTTCCTGAATCCGAGCAGGTTCAGTGCCTTCTTGGTCGCCTCACCCTCAGGATCCACAACACCCTTCTTAAGGCTTATGTAGACATCGGCGGTGAAGTTCATGGGCTTAGCTTGGGAGGAAAATATAAAAAATTAGCCTTTTGCCCTCTCCTCCATGAACTCCTCAATCCTCTCAACAGCTTTTTTCAGGTTCTCCATTGACGTGGCGTAGGAGAGTCTGAAGTAATCGTCAAATCCCGAGCCGAACGGCGTTCCGGGCGTTAGTGCAACACCCTTCTCCATCAGCAGCTCCTCCACGAAGCCCTCATACGCTTTCGCGAACACGTAAAACGCCCCCTCGGGGACAGCAAGATCAAAGTATTTTCCAAGTCTTCTGACAACAAAGTCCCTCCTTCTCCTGAACTCGTCCACCATGTCCCTGACAAACTCCCTGTCCTTTCCGTCTGCGAGGTACTCAGCAACAGCCTTCTGGGCAAAGGCAGGAGCGCAAACGCCGTTCACCTGATGAACCTTTAGCATCTGGTCGAGCAGGCCCTTCTCAGCGATGACGAAGCCTATCCTCCATCCGGTCATTGCAAGTGTCTTTGAGAACGCGTTTATCACCACGGCGTTCTCCTTTCCTGCAAGCGTTCCCGGCTTCTTGTCGTAGTAGATCCTGTCGTAGACCTCGTCGCTGATCACCACCGCACTGTGATCCTCAGCGATCTCGTAGACCTCGTCAATCTCCCTCTGCCCCATCACCGCACCGCTCGGGTTTGTTGGAAAGTTCAGGATGAGCGCTGAAACGCTGCTGTCCATTACCCCCTCAACAGCCTCGCTCTGAAGCAGGAAATTACTGTCAGAGGTGTTTACCTCCACCGGCCTTGCGGAGCAGAGCTTCACGTAGGTGAAGTAGGAGAGGAATGAGGGTGTGTGCAGCACAACTTTCGAGTTCTCCTCCATGAAGGCGAGGGAGGCGTTCAGCAGTGCCTCGCTTGCTCCAACAGTTATCATCACCTCACCGCTTTCAACCCCATACCTCTCGGCGATGACTTCTCTGAGCTCCTCGAGGCCCATGTTGGAGGTGTAGTGGGTGTAACCCTTGTTCATGTACTCGTATGCCAGCTCGATTATCTCCGGCGGGGTGTCGAAGTCGGGTTCTCCGATGCTCAGGTTGATTACCTCCCTGCCCTCCTTCTTGGCCCTCTCAACGATCTCGAACATCCTTCTGATCATTGACGTGGAGATCTCAGAGACCCTCCTCGCCGGCATGCTAATCCTCCAGCAGGTCTGTCAGATCAAACTCCTCCTCCTCGAACTCAAACTCCGTGAAGTCAAACTCCTCCTCTTCCTCGCCCTCCTCCTCAGCCTTCTCAATCTTCTCCATGACCTCCACGTCCTCCTTGACCGTCAGAAGCGCCTTCTTCACCATCTCCCTGTACTCGTTAAGATCCGGGTTGTAGATCTGCCACGCCAGCTCCACGTCCTCGCCCTCTCTTTTCTCCATTGCCTCTATTCTCTCAAGCGTCCTTTTCGCGGTCTCGAGAACCCAGTAGTCCCTCACGGCCAGATCCACCACAGCTATGCTCTCAGGCCTCAGGGAGACGAGCTTCCTGCTCGTGCCCTCGAAAACCCTCGTCTTTCCAACAACCGCAACGAGCTCCGGCACGTTTATCTCGCTGACGACCTCCAGTGCCTCAGGCTGAAACCTGCCGACGGTGGCGTAGAACGTTCCTGTCGGATCTGTGAGCCTTAGCCTCCAGAAGTTCGTGTCAGCGCCAATTTCCTCCTTGTCGAGCAGCACGGCCACGCTGAAGATCCTGTTGGCTCTCTCGCCTGTTGGAGTGAGAATGTACTTGGGCGAGTCCTCCTCCTGAATCTGGTACGTTGATCTGACGAGCTCGTATGCGAAAACCCTCTTCGCCACCTCTCTCTTCCGCATCATGACAATGCCTCCAGAATCTCCTCAAAATCCTCAACTTCCGGCCTGTGGAGGGAGATCTCCTTTACGAGCAGGTACCTTCCTCCCCTTATCCCCTTTACCCTGAAGTATCTCCCGAGCAGCTGTGACTTCAGCTCGGAAAGAACCGCGTTTCTGTCGAGGTTCTCCTGAGCGATCCTTATCGCCTCATCCAGCCCTATCCCCGTGAGCTCCCTTATGTTGTCCTCGTTCAGTATCACCTCGTAGACGTTCTCGCCGTCATCAAGAACCGCCTTTATCCTGAGGTCATCGTAGCCCTCAACCTTCCCGTGCTGCTGGCACACTCCCTTCACCAGAACCCTGTGGCACATGGGGCATCGCTTTATCAGGCCGCTGTTCTGCTGTATCGCGATGAGCGCGCCTATCACCTCGATCTCCCTCGGCGGGAGGGGGATGTCCTCGTCAACCTCCACTATCCTGCTCGTCCTCGTCACGTTGACTTGCATTCTCCCCTGAAAGCTGTCGGTTACGACGTTCTTGAACAGGTAGCTCTTCCCCTCCTCTACCTCAGGCATCTCGGCCTTTGCCCAGATCACGAACTTTATTATCCCGGTCTCGTCGCCAATAAGCCCAACCTGAGAGACGTTGGGCGAGTTCGAGTCCCAGAGCTGAACCACCTTTGCCTTCAGGCTCACCCACTGGTTGGGCTTCGTTATCTCCGAGATCTTTATGAGCGGGGACTCCCTCTCGAAGAGCTCCTCCCTCGAGACACCATACTCCCTGACGAGGTAATTCATTATCGTTCTGACAGCCTCACTCTCGGGAACCTTGAACTCCTCAACAAGGAGCTTCATCCTCTTGAGAATGTCTTCTCTCTTCACCTTGACGTTGCTGCCCTTTAACCTCTCCAGAATCTGGTCTGTAAGCTTTTCGGCTCGGCTCATTGAGAGTAGATTCCAGCACAACATGATAAGCTTTTCTCAAGTGAGGTGTTTATGTTGGATAAACAGGACGCGATCGACAACATTCCTGAAATCCTCTTCTGAAATTGAAAAAGCAGGTGGGAAAAAGTTAAAGAAGTTCTTGATTCATTAAGCTATGAGCTGAGATGGTTATGAAGCTCGATGATGTAGTTCAGAAAATCAGGGATAATGAAGGCATACTGAAAGAGAGGTTCAAGATCAAGAGTATTGGTCTTTTTGGCTCTCTCGCAAGAGGGGAAGAGGTAATCCACGACGTGGACATAATAGTGGAGTTCAGCGAGCCAATAGGGTGGGAAATTGTGGATTTGAAGGAGTTTCTTGAAGATCTGCTCGGAGTGAAAGTAGACATCCTCACAAAGAAAGCGGTTATGAGCAAACCCTTGCTCTGGAAGTCAATTGAAAAGGGGATAGTGTATGTCTGAGAGAAGCCCGAAGCTCTTCATTCAAGATATGCTCGAAGCAATTGAGAAGATGATCTCGATATTGTCTGGGTCATAATAAGGGAGCAGTTGCCAGAACTTAAGGATGTGCTTTTCAGGATGCTTGAAGAAATAGAGGATGACACACCCGATTCTGGTTAACAGATTTTGAAAAATCCGATTTTTGGGATGAGTTCCCTTGAAAGATGCAGTCCGGTCAAACATGTTATAAGCCCTTGCAGAAAACTTCTGGCATGCGCTCAATGTCATCTCTCGACATATCCATCGTTCTGCGAGAGATTGAGGAAGACGTTATCGGGGCGAGGGTGGACAAGGTTTACCACCACGTCCCGAACGAGATCAGGATAAAGCTCAGAGGGAAGGGCAGGATAGACCTCGTCATAGAGGCGGGAACGCGGTTTCACCCAACTCAGTTTCCAAAGGAGGCGCCCCGCTTCCCCTCCTCCTTTGCCATGCTGCTCAGAAAGCACCTCGAGAACGCGAGGTTAACGGCTGTGGAGCAGCACGACTTCGACAGGGTCGTGATCCTGACGTTCGAAAGGGAGGAGAGGAAGAGGGTTGTGGCCGAGCTGTTCTCAAAGGGGAACGTTATCCTCACAGACGAGAACTACAGAGTAATAATGCCGCTGAAGCATACAGTGAGGGTTGGCGAGACGTACAGGTTTCCGGAGAAGAGAGTCACGCCCCTCGACATTGAGAGCGCTGAAGACCTCAGAGGGATTCTGGACGACAGGGAGATTGTTAGGGTAATAGCGTCAAAGCTCGGAACCGGGGGGCTTTACGCCGAGGAGATCCTCCAGAGAGCCGGGGTTGACAAGAGCAAAAAAGCTGGTGAGCTTGAGGATGAGGAGCTCGAGAGAATCGTGAGAGAGATGAGGAGGCTATTCCAGCCTGAAGAGATAAGGCCGCACATAGTCCTCGAGAACGGGAAGTATCTGGACTACCAGCCCGTCGAGCTCCTGAAGTACTCTGGCTATGAGAAAAAGTACTTCGAGAAGTACTGGATGGCGATTGACAGCTTCTTTTCAGCAAAAACCGTCGAGAGGGTTGAGGAGAGAGAGAAGAAGAGTGAGGTTCTGGAGAGGTTGAACGCAAGGCTGAAGAGCCAGATAGAGGCAAAGGAGAGGTTTGAAAGGGAGATGGAGCTGAACAGGAGGATAGGTGACCTCATCTACGAGAACTACACAAAGATCGAGGCAATACACTCGGCCTTTCTGAAAGCGAGGGAGAGCAGGGGATGGGATGAAATTGAGAAGATCATCAGAGAGCAGCAGAGAGCCGGAAAGCTGAAAGAAGTTAAGGGCGTGGTTCCGAGGGAGAACGCTGTGGATGTGGAGGTGGACGGACACGTGATCAGGCTATGGCTGAACAGGTCAATCCCGGAGATTGCCGAAGAATACTACAGCAGGGCCAAGAGGTTCAGGGAGAAGCTTGAGGGAGTTCTTAAGGCCATTGAGAAGACCAAGGAGGAGCTGAAGAGGGCGGAAGAGGTGGAAGAGAGGAAGATGCTGTCCAGCATAAGGGTCGCGAGGAAGAGGGAGTGGTACGAGAGATACAGGTGGTACGTAACCTCGGAGGGATTTCTGGTAATAGGTGGCAGAAACGCGGAGATGAATGAAGAGGTCGTTTCGAAGCACATGGAGCGCAGAGATCTCTTCTTCCACACGGAGATGCCGGGGGGAAGCGCAACCATACTGAAGAACGGTCAGGAGGCGGGAGAGAGAAGCATCAGGGAGGCCGCGGAGTTTGCGGGCATATACTCCGCCCTCTGGAAGGAGGGCAAGCACAGCGGGGATGTATACTACGTCAAGCCCGAGCAGGTGAAGAGAGCCGCAAGGCCGGGAGAGTACCTGCCGAAGGGGAGCTTCTTCATAGAGGGTAAGAGAAACTACGTGACTGTCGAGATGAAAGCTGCAATCGGCGTGGATATATCCAACCTCAGGCTTCTGGGCGGGCCGGTTGAGGGTGTGAGGAAGCACTGCGACCACTACGTGGTGATAGAGATCGGAGATGTGGACTTCAACCAGTTCAGCATTCAGGTTGCGAAGAAGCTGGTTGAGGTTGCAGGGGATGAGGAGAAGCACATAGTCAGGAGCATAGCCACTCCAGACGAGGTTGCCAAGTTCCTGCCTCCGGGAAGGTCGAGGATCGTGGAGGCTAAATAGTTCGGGAAAATGATAATAATGTTTTCACGCAGATTTTCACTATGGAACCGGAACAGCCCAAGTTCAAGTCTGATTTGAAGCTCACGGTATTCTACCACGGTGAGTTCGGTGAGAGGTTCATCGCGAACCTCATGAACTACAGGAACTCCTGTCCATCCTTCGGCGCGTGCAGCATTGATGGCTGTGTGCAGTGCAAGGAGAATGTTTACAGCTTCTCGAAGAACATCGTCGCCACGTTCGGAATGATTGACCCGATGAACATGCCCGACTTTATTGAGGATGCAGACGAGTTCCTGCCCAAGGAGATTCCCAAGGCAGACATCGCGATAGCCATAAACCTCCACCCGGACATCCTCATCGCCCTTCCCGAAAAGCTTGCAGAGCTCGGCTACAAGGCATACATAGTACCCGTCGAGGAGCCGAGGTGGTGCAGCGCAGGACTTGCCAAGCAGATAAAGGAGAAATGCAACGAGCTGGGCCTCGAGTTTGCCGCCCCGAAGCCCTTCTGCATTCTCAGGGAGAGCCCGGAGCATCCAACCATAAACCGCTTCATCAGGGAGATGGGGCAGGGATATCCAAAGTTCGAGATTGAGGTCGAGGAGAACAACGGCAGGAAGAGGATAACGAGCGTCAGGATTATCAGAAGCCAGCCGTGCGGGTGTGCGTGGTATGTGGGAATAAAGCTCAGGGAGCTTGAATTCGAGACGATGAGAGAGCTATGGGACGTTGTGGCCGAAGCGCACCACAGCTACCCGTGCACGGGAAGTATGGAGAGGGACAACGAGTACAACG
Coding sequences within it:
- the purS gene encoding phosphoribosylformylglycinamidine synthase subunit PurS, encoding MNFTADVYISLKKGVVDPEGEATKKALNLLGFRNVKSVSSVKVFRIELEAKSREDAEKMIEEMCEKLLANPVIQDYSIRWVD
- a CDS encoding pyridoxal phosphate-dependent aminotransferase, with the protein product MPARRVSEISTSMIRRMFEIVERAKKEGREVINLSIGEPDFDTPPEIIELAYEYMNKGYTHYTSNMGLEELREVIAERYGVESGEVMITVGASEALLNASLAFMEENSKVVLHTPSFLSYFTYVKLCSARPVEVNTSDSNFLLQSEAVEGVMDSSVSALILNFPTNPSGAVMGQREIDEVYEIAEDHSAVVISDEVYDRIYYDKKPGTLAGKENAVVINAFSKTLAMTGWRIGFVIAEKGLLDQMLKVHQVNGVCAPAFAQKAVAEYLADGKDREFVRDMVDEFRRRRDFVVRRLGKYFDLAVPEGAFYVFAKAYEGFVEELLMEKGVALTPGTPFGSGFDDYFRLSYATSMENLKKAVERIEEFMEERAKG
- a CDS encoding replication protein A, which translates into the protein MSRAEKLTDQILERLKGSNVKVKREDILKRMKLLVEEFKVPESEAVRTIMNYLVREYGVSREELFERESPLIKISEITKPNQWVSLKAKVVQLWDSNSPNVSQVGLIGDETGIIKFVIWAKAEMPEVEEGKSYLFKNVVTDSFQGRMQVNVTRTSRIVEVDEDIPLPPREIEVIGALIAIQQNSGLIKRCPMCHRVLVKGVCQQHGKVEGYDDLRIKAVLDDGENVYEVILNEDNIRELTGIGLDEAIRIAQENLDRNAVLSELKSQLLGRYFRVKGIRGGRYLLVKEISLHRPEVEDFEEILEALS
- a CDS encoding nucleotidyltransferase family protein, with product MVMKLDDVVQKIRDNEGILKERFKIKSIGLFGSLARGEEVIHDVDIIVEFSEPIGWEIVDLKEFLEDLLGVKVDILTKKAVMSKPLLWKSIEKGIVYV
- the rqcH gene encoding ribosome rescue protein RqcH, translated to MRSMSSLDISIVLREIEEDVIGARVDKVYHHVPNEIRIKLRGKGRIDLVIEAGTRFHPTQFPKEAPRFPSSFAMLLRKHLENARLTAVEQHDFDRVVILTFEREERKRVVAELFSKGNVILTDENYRVIMPLKHTVRVGETYRFPEKRVTPLDIESAEDLRGILDDREIVRVIASKLGTGGLYAEEILQRAGVDKSKKAGELEDEELERIVREMRRLFQPEEIRPHIVLENGKYLDYQPVELLKYSGYEKKYFEKYWMAIDSFFSAKTVERVEEREKKSEVLERLNARLKSQIEAKERFEREMELNRRIGDLIYENYTKIEAIHSAFLKARESRGWDEIEKIIREQQRAGKLKEVKGVVPRENAVDVEVDGHVIRLWLNRSIPEIAEEYYSRAKRFREKLEGVLKAIEKTKEELKRAEEVEERKMLSSIRVARKREWYERYRWYVTSEGFLVIGGRNAEMNEEVVSKHMERRDLFFHTEMPGGSATILKNGQEAGERSIREAAEFAGIYSALWKEGKHSGDVYYVKPEQVKRAARPGEYLPKGSFFIEGKRNYVTVEMKAAIGVDISNLRLLGGPVEGVRKHCDHYVVIEIGDVDFNQFSIQVAKKLVEVAGDEEKHIVRSIATPDEVAKFLPPGRSRIVEAK
- a CDS encoding DUF166 domain-containing protein gives rise to the protein MEPEQPKFKSDLKLTVFYHGEFGERFIANLMNYRNSCPSFGACSIDGCVQCKENVYSFSKNIVATFGMIDPMNMPDFIEDADEFLPKEIPKADIAIAINLHPDILIALPEKLAELGYKAYIVPVEEPRWCSAGLAKQIKEKCNELGLEFAAPKPFCILRESPEHPTINRFIREMGQGYPKFEIEVEENNGRKRITSVRIIRSQPCGCAWYVGIKLRELEFETMRELWDVVAEAHHSYPCTGSMERDNEYNETILHIAGYAVRHAVNQALGYEGDEDIPEHIHWIIYGDGKKSKANY